The genomic stretch ATGTTGCCCTCAGTCCCCGTTCGGAGGCCCTGATGGACCTCCCAGCACACCTGCAACCCTTCGAGGCGCTGCTGCCCCAGGAGCCCGGCCCGGCGCGGGTGGACGCGCTCCTGGCCCTGTCCGCCGATCCTCACCCCCTGCCGGAACAGGTGGCGCTGGCCGGGCAGGCCCGCGAGCTGGCCGCCAGCCTGAACGACCCGGCCCGCACCGCCCGCGCCGAACTGCGCCTGGGCGCGCTGCACGGCGGCCCGGAGGCGCTGGAGCAGGTCCGGTCGGCCGCCCGGCGCTTCGAGCAGCTGCGGGACGCGGCACAGGAACTCGCCTGCGCGGTCCGCGAGGCAGCGCTGCTGGACGACCCGCTCGCGCGGCTCCCGGCGCTGCTGCGCGCCGCCGCGCTGGCCGCCGAGACCGGGCAGCCCCTGACCGAACTGACCCTGCAGGTGCAGCTGGGAGCGCTGCTGCGCGACCTGGGCAGCGCCGCGCAGGCCGCCGGGGCGTTCACGCGCGCCACCGAACTGGCGGTCACGCACGACGCGCGCGTGCAGGCGACCGGGGCGCTGCTGGGCCTGGGTGAACTGCACCTGGAGGCCGGGGACGCGCAGGCGGCGCTGGAGCCGCTGCGCGCGGCCGGGCACCTGACGCACGGCGAGGGCACCGCCGCGCAGGCCCGCGCGCTGGGCGGCCTGGGCCGCGCGTACGCCGCGTTGGGGGACCCGGCGCGCGCCGCGCGGTTTCTGGACGCGGCGCTGCCCCTGGCCGAACGTCACGGCGAGCCCGCGCTGCTTGCGGCGCTGCTGGACGCCCGCGCTGCCACGCACGACGCGCAGGGCCAGCCGGGCGAGGCGCACGCCCTGCTGCGCCGCAGCCTCACGCTGACCGAGCAGGACTCGCCCCGGGCGCACGGGCGGACGCTGCTGGCCCTGGCCGCGCACCTCGCCGCGCAGGGCCGCGCCGCGCAGGCGCGCGAGACGCTGGTCTGGGCGCTGCGCTTCGGCCTGGAGCACGGGCAGGGTGACCTGAGTGCCGGGGCGCACCTGGCGCTGGCGGACCTCGCCGAGGCGCAGGGCGACCCGGCCGAGACGGCCGCGCAGCTGCGCGCCTGGGCGACCAGCTTGGACGCGCAGCGCCGCCGGGACGCCGAACGGGACACGCAGGTGCAGGACGCGGTCTACGGCGCGCGTGAGGCGCTCGCGCAGCGCGCGGCGCGCCGCGACACGCTGCACCTCCTGGAGGGGACCGTGCAGGACGCCAGTACCCGGCTGGCCGCGATGCAGGTCATGCTGGAACGCTGGCGCGGCACGTCCATGCTGGACACGGAAAGCGGCGCGCACTCGCGGCCCTTCGGGCTGGAGGTCCTGACACTGCACTTCAACCGCTGCGTGCGCCTGCGCGCCCCGCTGAGTCTCGCGGTGGTGGGGGTGGAGGTCCACGCGCCGCCCACCGACGGCCCGGCGGACCTGTTCGTCAGCAACGTCCTGAGTGCCGTGAGTCGCGTCCTGGAGGGGCAGGTGCGGGCGATGGACACGGTCGCGCGCTTCGACCGGTTCAAGTTCATGGTGATCTTCCCCGAGACGGCGCCGGAGGAGGCGACGCATCCCCTGGAACGGGTGATCGAGCAGGTCCGTACGTACGACTGGGGCGTGCCGGGCATGCAGGGCGCGGTCAGCGTGGCGGTGGGGCTGGTGGGGCGCGGGTTCGTGCAGGGCGTGAACCTGCTGATCGACGCGGCGGACGCCGAGTACTACCGGGCGCGGCGGCAGGGGCCGAACACCCTGACCATCACCCGGTAGCGGCCTCAGGGGCGCCGGCGGGGCGGGTCATCCGGGCCTGCACGCGCCCTTCCAGCGCCAGCAGGAGCAGCGCGGCCAGGAGCGCCAGTCCGGCGATCACGACCCACATCCCGCCCGCGCCGAGCGTCTGGAGGAGCGCGCCGCCCAGCAGCGGGGCGAGCAGGGTGGCGAGCCCCGCCATGCTGCCCACCAGGCCGATGTAGGTGCCGCGCTGCTCGGGGGGGCCCAGTTCGCTGATGATGGTCTTGCTGATGCCGTAGGCGATGATCTCCCCGATCGTCCAGACGGCGACAGCCAGCATGTGGGCCCACAGGGTATGCGCCAGGGCGTGGCCCAGGAAGCCCGCGCCGAGCAGGGCGGCGCCCAGGGCCTGCCAGCGGGGGTGGCCGCTGCGGGCGATCAGGTGGCCCAGCGGCAGACCCAGCAGCACGACCAGCGCGCCGTTCACCGCGAGCATCTGTCCGTACTGCGCGGCGCTGAAGCCCTGCTGCGCGAACACCACGGCCAGCAGCTTGTAACTCTGGTAGGTCAGGCCGAACAGCAGGGACGCGAGGCAGAACTGCCACAGCAGTGGGTCACGCGGCAGCAGTCGGCGGGTGTGGGTGACCTGCGACAGCGCGGCGCGGGGTGTTCGCGGATACAGCAGGGTCAGCAGCAGCGCGAAGAGGGCCATGGTCGCGGCGTCCAGCCAGAACAGCAGCCGCAGGGACCGCCCGGCCAGCCAGCCGCCCAGGATGGGCGCGGTGGCGGCGCCGACGTTGATCGCCCAGTACAGCAGGTTGTACGCGCGGGTCCGTTGCGGGCCCTGCGTGAGGTCCGCGACGGCGGTGCTCGCGGCGGGTTTGTACAGCGCGGACAGCAGCGAGAACCCCAGCACGCCCGCCGCCGTCCACCAGAACCCCTGCGCGAAGGACAGCGCGAGGATCATGACCGCGCCGCCGGTCAGGGCGAGGATCATGGTGAAGGCCGGGCCGCGCCGGTCGGTCAGCGGGCCGCTGAGCCCTTCGGAGATGAAGCGGCCCAGGCCCAGCATCGCCAGGATCACGCTGACCTGCGTGACGCCCAGGTGCGCGTGCGCGGTCAGGTAGAACCCCAGCAGCGGCACCACGAACTCCCCCAGGCGGTTGATCAGTGTGCCCCACCACAGCACCCAGAATCCGGTCGGGTAGGGGGCGTGGATCAGGGCAGTCACGCGCGCCATGCTAGGTCAGGTCACGGGCGGGTGCATCCGCCACTCAGCGGAGGGACCCGGACGCGACTCGGCATCCGGGTCCCCTCTCGTGTGCGGGTCAGTCGTGCGCGGCGACGGTGCCGTCCACGCCGGCGCCGGTGTAGGCGCGGAACTGCATGTCCTCGAAGATGCGGTCGTCCTCGGGCGTGTGGCGGCGGGCGCCGATCAGGGTGCCCAGATACGCGAACAGGAATCCGGCGGGAATGCTGATCAGGCCGGGGTTCTCCAGCGGGAAGATCGCGTTGGCCTGGATCAGGTGGCGGCCGGTGGTCAGGGTGTCCGGGTCGATCTTCATGATGTTGGGGCTGATGGCGATGAGCAGCAGCGTGAACAGGATGCCGCCCACGATCCCCCACATGGCGCCGGTGGCGTTGAACCTGCGCCAGAACAGCGTGAACAGGATGACCGGCAGGTTGGCACTGGCGGCCAGCGCGAAGGCCAGGGCGACCAGGAACGCGACGTTCTGGGTCTTGGCGGCCAGACCCAGCAGGATCGCGGCGACGCCCACGGCGACGGTGGCGAGGCGGGCGACACGGAACTGGTCTTTCTCGCTGGCCTGTCCGCCCTTCAGGACGCCGTTGTAGATGTCGTGCGTGAAGCTCGTGGACGCGCTGATGGTCAGCCCCGCGACGACCGCGAGGATGGTGGCGAAGGCGACGGCGGTGACGAAGGCCAGGCCGAACTCGCCGCCCAGCGTGCCCGCCCCGCCGAAGAGGTTCTCGGCGAGCAGCGGCGCGGCCATGTTCCCGGCCTTGTTCGCGGCCTCGATGGCGCCTTTGCCGAGCAGGGCGTTGGCGGCGTTGCCCATGAAGGCGGTCATGACGTAGAACGCGCCGATCAGGGCCATGGCCCACACGACGCTCTTGCGGGCATCCTGCGCGGTGGGGACGGTGAAGAAGCGCACCAGGATGTGCGGCAGTCCGGCGGTGCCGAGCACCAGCGCGAGGCACAGGCTGATCAGGTCGATGGGGTTGGTGTATTTCACGCCCGCTCCCAGGAAGGCAGCGCCGTTTTTGGCTTCCACCACACCGAGCATGTTGGAGAAACTCCAGCCGAAGCGGTTCAGGATCAGGACGGTCATGACGATGGTGGCGAACATCAGCAGCATGGCCTTGATGATCTGCACCCAGGTGGTGGCCAGCATGCCACCCACCACGACGTAGATGATCATCAGCACGCCGACGAGCGGGATGGCGAGGTCGGCGCTGATGGCGCCCCTGGAGAGCAGGCTGATCAGGGAGCCGGCGCCGACGACCTGCGCGATCATGTAGAAGGTGCTGATCACGATGGTGCTCACGGCGGCGTAGGTGCGCACGCGGGGGTCTTTCAGGCGGTACACGAGCATGTCGGCCAGGGTGTACTTGCCGAGGTTGCGCAGCGGTTCGGCCACGATGAACAGTACGGTCAGGTACGCGATGAACCACCCGACCGAGTACATGAAGCCGTCGTAGCCGTTCAGGGCGATCAGGCCGGTGATGCCCAGGAAACTGGCGGCGCTCATGTAGTCCCCGGCGATGGCGATGCCGTTCTGGGTGGCGCTGATGCGGCCGCCCGCGACGTAGAAGTCCCCGGCGCTGGTGTTGCGGCGGCTGGCCCAGAAGGTGACGGCCAGCGTGACGGCCACGATGACCGCAGCGAGCAGGAAGGTCACGCGCGGGCCTCCTGTGCCAGCCGGTCGAAGGTGCGGGCCTTGACGACGTAGATGTACGCCATGACCCAGCCCATGATGAATTCCGCGAAGGCCAGGACGTACCCGAAGGTGACGTTCCCGACGACCTTCTGCGCCATCAGGGGTTTGTTGTACCCGGCCAGGACGGGCAGCAGGAAGTACAGCACCAGGAACGTGACCGTCATGGTGAGGGTGAAGGCGTTGCGCTGCGCGACCAGTTGCTGGTACGCGGCGTTACGCGCGGCGGGGGGGGCGCTGGATACCGTCATGACGACCTCCGGGAGTGGGGGTGCGGTCGGTCGCGGCCGGCCGCGCGGGGCTGGGTTGTGGACGTTGCGTTCAGGGTAGTCGGACGGTGGGGCGGCCGCAATGCACCGGGTTCAAGCTTTGCGTCCCTGTGAACGGTACAGCCGGGACCGGGGCGGGCCGGGGCGGGCGAATGCGAGGCGTCCCGCCAAGTTCCCACCCGCCGCCCGCTATCCTGCGGGGCAATGCTCGACCTGCTGGGAAGGCCCCTGCGCGACCTGCGCATCAGCGTCACGGACCGCTGCAACCTGCGCTGCACGTACTGCATGCCGGCGGACGTGTTCGGGCCGGAGTACGCCTTCTTGCCACGTGCCGAACTGCTGAGTTTCGAGGAGATCGAGCGGCTGGCCCGCGCGTTCGTGGCGCTGGGCGTGCGCAAGCTGCGCGTGACGGGTGGCGAGCCGACCCTGCGGCGCGACCTGCCCACCCTGATCGCGGCCCTGGCGGCCATTCCGGACGTGGAGGACGTGGCGATGACCACGAACGGCCTGCTGCTGCCGCGCGTGGCGGCGGACCTGAAGGCGGCGGGCCTGCGGCGGGTGACGGTCAGCATCGACAGCCTCGACCCGGAGGTCTTCGGGCTCATGAACGGCCTGGGCACGCATCCGCAGAGGGTCATGGACGGGATCGAGGCCGCCCTGACGGCCGGGCTGGGCGTGAAGGTGAACACGGTGGTGCAGCGTGGCGTGAACGACGCGGGCCTGCGCGAGCTGTGGCTGGCGCTGCGCGAACTGGCGCCGGTGCGCTTCATCGAGTTCATGGACGTCGGGAATCACAACGGCTGGAACCTGGACAGCGTGGTGCCCAGCCGTGAGGTCCTGGCCCGGCTGGGAGGTGAGGCGGGGGCCGGTCACTTCCAGCCGGTACGCGCGGACTACCGGGGCGAGGTGGCCTCTCGGTACGCCGATCCGGAGGGGCGCGAGGTTGGGCTGATCAGTTCGGTGACGGCGCCGTTCTGCGGGGACTGCTCGCGGGCGCGCCTCTCGGCGGTGGGGGTGCTGTACACCTGTCTGTTCGCGTCCGGCGGGACGGACCTGCGCGCGGCGCTGCGGGACGGGGCCTCGGACGCGGCGCTGCGGGACCTGATCGCGGGCGTGTGGGCGCGCCGGAACGACCGCTACAGCGAGGAGCGCGGGGAGGCCACGGCGGCCCTGCGTCCGAAGGTGGAGATGTCGCATATCGGCGGTTGACGCCTGTCAGATGACAGGTCAGGAGTGGGGCAGGCGTGCCTAACGCTCGTTGTCTCGGGTCGCGTGACAGCTAGACAAGCTTGTGTACTCTGGACACTAAACTTAAGATGACAGAAGGCACCGCCCGCCAGCGGAACGCCCGGAGGGATGCATGGCGAAGTACCCGCTCATCAAGACGACCCTGAAAGACCGCCTGCTCGGCGGCCACTACGCCGAGGGGCTTCCCCTGCCCAGCGAACCGCAGCTCGCCCGCGAATTCGAAGTCTCCCGCATGACCGCCCGCCGCGCCATCGACGAACTGGAACGCGAAGGCTACGTCTACCGCGTCCAGGGCGCCGGGACCTTCCCCACCGGCAAACGCTTCCGGCAGGGCATGTTCCGCGTGCGGCCCTTCAAGGAATGGGCCCGCCACCCCGACCACCGCACCACGGTCCTGCGCGCCATGCAGATCGAGGCCACCCCCGAGATCGCCATCGTGCTGCAGATCCAGCCCGGCGACCCCGTCATCTTCGTGCACCGCCTGCGCACCGCCGGGGACGAAGCCCTGGTGATCGAGAAGCGCTACATCAACGGCAACCTCGTGCCGAACCTGCTGGATCACAACCTGGGCGCCGAGAGCATCCACGAGATCATGATCGGCCTGGGCGTGCCCCTCCAGCGCGTCGAGCAGAACCTCGAAGCCGTCAACCTCCGCCAGGAGGAAGCTGACCTGCTGCGCGTGCCGCTGGGCACCGCCGCGTTCCTGCTGCGCCGCACCACCTACAGCGGCCAGAAACGCGCCAGCTACGTGAACTACTGGGTGCGCGGCGACCGCTACGCTTTTCAAGACACCTTCGAACCCTGAACCCAGACAGCGGAGCGGGCCGGGCATCAGCGCCCGGCCCGCTCTCTGTGCACCCTCCCTGTGCACCCACAGCAGGAGGCCCGCACTCACGGGGAGCGCGGGCCTCCTGAACGGGGGTCTTACTTGGCGTTCTTGGCGGCGTCCACGAGGGCCTTGAAGGCCTCGGGTTCGCGCGCGGCGATGTCGGCCAGGACCTTGCGGTTCAGGTCGATGTTCGCCTTCTTCAGGCCACCGATGAAGGTGCTGTAGTTCATGCCGTGCAGGCGGGCGCCGGCGTTGATACGCTGGATCCACAGGCGGCGGAAGTCACGCTTCTTGTTGCGGCGGTCGCGGTACTCGTAGGTCGCGGCGTTCAGCAGGGTCTGGAACGCGTTGCGGTACTGCTTGCTGCGGGAGCCCCAGAAGCCCTTGGCGCGCTTCAGGACCTTCTTGTGACGGCGGCGACGGATGATACCGGTTTTGGCGCGAGGCATCTACTTCACTTCCCCTTCGGCAGCATGAGTTTCATGCGGGCCCATTCACTCTTGGCGAGGACGAAGCCCTTGCCCTTGCCGCGGATTTCGTTGCCGCTCTTGCCGGTGTTCTGGTGGCGCTTGCCACTCTTGAACGCCATGACCTTGCCGGTTCCGGTGATCTTCACCCGGCGGCTGGCCGCTTTCAGTGTCTTCATCTTGGGCATGTGAGTGCCTCCTTCGTAGTCCGGTCGCTCGTCTGGGACGGCTTCCGTCTGGGGTTCGGGCCGCCTGGGCGGGCGCGTACGCGCCGCGATAGGCTGTTGGTCGCCCTGCCCCGCTTGACCAAGAGAGCATTCTACGCGAGCCCGCCACGGCTGGTCAAGGCGCAGTCGCCTCGGGGACGGACGCCGCCAGGACAGGCGCGGCGCCGAAGTCCAGCTGCGTGGACACCAGCCGCGCGCCGTGCCGCTCGAACAGGCGGCGCATGGCGTGGTTGTCGGCTTCGGTGCCGCCCACGTGCGTCCCGAAGGTCTGCGCGGCGAGGTGCAGCAGGTGCGCGTGCAGCCGCCCCCCGAAGCCCTGGCCGCGCCTCTGTGGCAGGACGCCGATCAGGTCGATCCCGGCCGTGTCGGGCCGCCCGCTGGCTCCCAGGGCCGCCAGGGCCACCACCTCGCCCGCGTGGGTCAGGGCGTGCAGCGTCCAGTCCTCGCCCGGCACCCAGGCTTCGCGGCCCAGCGCAGTCAGGGCGGCCGCCACGCCGGGGTCATGCACGGTCACGGGCTGAACGTGCGGGTCGGCCGGGTACGACCGAGCGCGGAGGTCGGGCGTCTCGTACACGACGTTCGTCTCCTGAAGGGCCCACCCGGCGGCCTCGGCCTCCTCGCGGCGGAGCGGCGCCTGGGTGGACACGAGGATCAGGCGCGGGGCCGCCGCGCGCAGTTCACACAGGAAG from Deinococcus soli (ex Cha et al. 2016) encodes the following:
- a CDS encoding GGDEF domain-containing protein; this encodes MDLPAHLQPFEALLPQEPGPARVDALLALSADPHPLPEQVALAGQARELAASLNDPARTARAELRLGALHGGPEALEQVRSAARRFEQLRDAAQELACAVREAALLDDPLARLPALLRAAALAAETGQPLTELTLQVQLGALLRDLGSAAQAAGAFTRATELAVTHDARVQATGALLGLGELHLEAGDAQAALEPLRAAGHLTHGEGTAAQARALGGLGRAYAALGDPARAARFLDAALPLAERHGEPALLAALLDARAATHDAQGQPGEAHALLRRSLTLTEQDSPRAHGRTLLALAAHLAAQGRAAQARETLVWALRFGLEHGQGDLSAGAHLALADLAEAQGDPAETAAQLRAWATSLDAQRRRDAERDTQVQDAVYGAREALAQRAARRDTLHLLEGTVQDASTRLAAMQVMLERWRGTSMLDTESGAHSRPFGLEVLTLHFNRCVRLRAPLSLAVVGVEVHAPPTDGPADLFVSNVLSAVSRVLEGQVRAMDTVARFDRFKFMVIFPETAPEEATHPLERVIEQVRTYDWGVPGMQGAVSVAVGLVGRGFVQGVNLLIDAADAEYYRARRQGPNTLTITR
- a CDS encoding MFS transporter translates to MTALIHAPYPTGFWVLWWGTLINRLGEFVVPLLGFYLTAHAHLGVTQVSVILAMLGLGRFISEGLSGPLTDRRGPAFTMILALTGGAVMILALSFAQGFWWTAAGVLGFSLLSALYKPAASTAVADLTQGPQRTRAYNLLYWAINVGAATAPILGGWLAGRSLRLLFWLDAATMALFALLLTLLYPRTPRAALSQVTHTRRLLPRDPLLWQFCLASLLFGLTYQSYKLLAVVFAQQGFSAAQYGQMLAVNGALVVLLGLPLGHLIARSGHPRWQALGAALLGAGFLGHALAHTLWAHMLAVAVWTIGEIIAYGISKTIISELGPPEQRGTYIGLVGSMAGLATLLAPLLGGALLQTLGAGGMWVVIAGLALLAALLLLALEGRVQARMTRPAGAPEAATG
- a CDS encoding cation acetate symporter produces the protein MTFLLAAVIVAVTLAVTFWASRRNTSAGDFYVAGGRISATQNGIAIAGDYMSAASFLGITGLIALNGYDGFMYSVGWFIAYLTVLFIVAEPLRNLGKYTLADMLVYRLKDPRVRTYAAVSTIVISTFYMIAQVVGAGSLISLLSRGAISADLAIPLVGVLMIIYVVVGGMLATTWVQIIKAMLLMFATIVMTVLILNRFGWSFSNMLGVVEAKNGAAFLGAGVKYTNPIDLISLCLALVLGTAGLPHILVRFFTVPTAQDARKSVVWAMALIGAFYVMTAFMGNAANALLGKGAIEAANKAGNMAAPLLAENLFGGAGTLGGEFGLAFVTAVAFATILAVVAGLTISASTSFTHDIYNGVLKGGQASEKDQFRVARLATVAVGVAAILLGLAAKTQNVAFLVALAFALAASANLPVILFTLFWRRFNATGAMWGIVGGILFTLLLIAISPNIMKIDPDTLTTGRHLIQANAIFPLENPGLISIPAGFLFAYLGTLIGARRHTPEDDRIFEDMQFRAYTGAGVDGTVAAHD
- a CDS encoding DUF485 domain-containing protein; protein product: MTVSSAPPAARNAAYQQLVAQRNAFTLTMTVTFLVLYFLLPVLAGYNKPLMAQKVVGNVTFGYVLAFAEFIMGWVMAYIYVVKARTFDRLAQEARA
- the moaA gene encoding GTP 3',8-cyclase MoaA, which codes for MLDLLGRPLRDLRISVTDRCNLRCTYCMPADVFGPEYAFLPRAELLSFEEIERLARAFVALGVRKLRVTGGEPTLRRDLPTLIAALAAIPDVEDVAMTTNGLLLPRVAADLKAAGLRRVTVSIDSLDPEVFGLMNGLGTHPQRVMDGIEAALTAGLGVKVNTVVQRGVNDAGLRELWLALRELAPVRFIEFMDVGNHNGWNLDSVVPSREVLARLGGEAGAGHFQPVRADYRGEVASRYADPEGREVGLISSVTAPFCGDCSRARLSAVGVLYTCLFASGGTDLRAALRDGASDAALRDLIAGVWARRNDRYSEERGEATAALRPKVEMSHIGG
- a CDS encoding GntR family transcriptional regulator — translated: MAKYPLIKTTLKDRLLGGHYAEGLPLPSEPQLAREFEVSRMTARRAIDELEREGYVYRVQGAGTFPTGKRFRQGMFRVRPFKEWARHPDHRTTVLRAMQIEATPEIAIVLQIQPGDPVIFVHRLRTAGDEALVIEKRYINGNLVPNLLDHNLGAESIHEIMIGLGVPLQRVEQNLEAVNLRQEEADLLRVPLGTAAFLLRRTTYSGQKRASYVNYWVRGDRYAFQDTFEP
- the rplT gene encoding 50S ribosomal protein L20 — its product is MPRAKTGIIRRRRHKKVLKRAKGFWGSRSKQYRNAFQTLLNAATYEYRDRRNKKRDFRRLWIQRINAGARLHGMNYSTFIGGLKKANIDLNRKVLADIAAREPEAFKALVDAAKNAK
- the rpmI gene encoding 50S ribosomal protein L35; translated protein: MPKMKTLKAASRRVKITGTGKVMAFKSGKRHQNTGKSGNEIRGKGKGFVLAKSEWARMKLMLPKGK
- a CDS encoding GNAT family N-acetyltransferase, with protein sequence MNTYTLEAATHDTLADVVALIPDPAEAERRLTFTRTRIEARALHPEQFLLLRSPRGVEGVCLRPASPRVPLFPQLREDVPADALIAFLCELRAAAPRLILVSTQAPLRREEAEAAGWALQETNVVYETPDLRARSYPADPHVQPVTVHDPGVAAALTALGREAWVPGEDWTLHALTHAGEVVALAALGASGRPDTAGIDLIGVLPQRRGQGFGGRLHAHLLHLAAQTFGTHVGGTEADNHAMRRLFERHGARLVSTQLDFGAAPVLAASVPEATAP